One Candidatus Dormiibacterota bacterium genomic window, ACCCGCCCGCCCGGTTAGTCACCGCCGCCGCCGCCACCGCCACCACCATGGCCGCCGCCCCCGCAGCCCTCATCGCAGCGCGATGGTGGTGGGGGAGGCGGGAGTTGCGACTGCGCAACTAGCTCGGTGCCCGGAAGGAGGTAGGCGACGTATCCATTCATGCTGACCGGATTGAGACCGCCCGGCACGGCAAACCAGCTGTCGGGCTGGCCGTTGAGGGCTTCCGTCATGAAACCGTGGAAGATCGGTGCGGCGCCCACGATCCCACTGACATTGCGCATCGGCGTCTGATCGGCGTTCCCGACCCAGACGGCAACCGCCAGGTTGGGCGTGAAGCCGACGGTCAGGTTGTCGCGGAAGTCGTTCGTCGTCCCGGTCTTGGCGGCGACATGATGGCCGGCCACCACCAGGTCGCTGTTCCGGCCGAACTCGAGCGACCGGTTGCGATCGTCCGAGAGCATCTGCGCCATGATGAAGCTGACCTGCGAGGTGAGCGCCGGCTTGCCGTTTCCGCGCGGGTCGTAGCGATAGAGGGTGCTGCCGTCATGCGCCGTGATCTTGAGGATCGGTTGCGGGTGTTCGTAGATGCCCTGCGCGGCCAGCGTGCTGGCGCCGACGGCCATGTCGATCAACGGGACTTCGTACCCGCCAAGCGTCAGGCTCGGCTGATAGCTGCTGGCCGGCTGGTTGAGCGTCGTCACGCCCATGCGGCGGGCGACATCCACGACCCGGTCGGTTCCAGTGCCCAGCTCGACTTTCACGGCCGGAATGTTGAGCGAGTTGCCCAGCGCGAAGGGGAGGGGCTGCCAACCGTGATACCAGCCGTCGTAGTTCTGGGGCGTGTAGCTGCTGCCATCGCTCAGCCGGACGTTGATCGGCTCGTCCAGTACCCAGGAGCCCATCGTGAATTTCTGCGACTCGATGGCAGCCGTGTAGGTGAACATCTTGAACGCCGACCCAGGTTGACGCGGGACGACCGCCATGTTGTACTGCCCGCCCGGCACGTCGGCGCCCGCCGACCCGACCATCGCCAGCACCGCCCCGGTTTCCGGATCGAGCGCGACCAGCGCGCCGTCGGTGACGTGCTGCCCCTGCAGCGCCATGACTTTCTCCCGAACCTGGCGCTCGGCGATCGACTGCAGGTTCCAGTCGAGCGAGGTGATGACCGTCAGTCCGCCGTTCTTGAGCAGCTCCCCGCCGTAGGTTTGCTCCAGTTGCGACGCGACCCAGTGCACGAATCCGGGAGCTTTGACGTCGTCGGCCGTCGAGGGTTTTTGCGGGCTGAGCTTCTGCGCGTACGCCGACTGCGCCTGGGCTGCGGTGATCGCGTGGTTGCGGACCATCGCATCCAGCACCACGCGCTGCCGTGCCTTCGACCCGCTGAAATTGGTGATCGGATCGAGCTCGGTGGGTGCCTGTGGCAGTCCGGCGAGCAAGCTCGCCTCCGCGAGGGACAACTGGCTGGCGGATTTGCCAAAGTAGGTCTGCGCCGCCGCTTCCACACCGTAGGAGCGATTGCCGTAATAGATCCGGTTCAGGTAAGCCTCGAGGATCTGTGCCTTCGAGTACTGGTGCTCGATCTCGACGGCGAGGATCGCCTCGTCCAACTTGCGCAACACCGAGCGGTCCTGCGAGAGGTAAATGTTCTTGACGAGCTGCTGAGTGATCGTGCTGCCACCCTGGTTGAAGCGCAGATGCAGCAGGTCGTCGAGGCCGGCCTGACCGGTGCGCAGCAGGTTGAGGCCGCCGTGCTGATAGAAGCTGCGATCTTCGACGGCGATGGTCGCCTGTTGCATGGCGGGTGCCACCTTGGTCAAGGGCACGATGTGCCGCCGCTCCGATCCCTGGTGGATCTCGGCGAGCAGGACGGTTCCGGTGCGGTCGTAGATGCGGGTCGAGAGCGGCAGGCGGGCAGTGCTGAGATTCGCGGTGGATGGGAGTCCGGCCCACACGTAGAGCACACCGGGGAGTAAGACGAGGAGGAGGGCCAGGAGGACGGCCGGGCCCATCGTCCAGGGTCGGAAGCGGCGTGGCCGCCTCGATGCGACCGCCCGGCCACAACTCGAGCAGTACCGGCTATCGGGCCTCAGCCCAGAGCCGCAGGCGGTGCAGAACGAGCCGGTAGTATTGACGGGTTACATTATAGCGAGAGGCTCAATAAACTCCCGCCCCGACCCTCCCCCGAGGGGGGAGGGAGATCTCAGACGACGTGGGCGCCCAATACTCCCCGGAGATGGGCGAGCGCCCAGTGCTGGACGTCGTCGCCGGGGTGGCCGGGGCCATCGAAGGTCTCCACGGCCGAGGCCGGCACGAACACCCGGTAATCGCGGTTGCGCAGGTCGGCGACCGTGTGCAGGACACAGATGTCGGTGCAGACACCCACCACCGTGACCTGCTCCGGTTGGGCGGCGAGCAGGCGGGCGTCGAGGTCGGTTTCGAAGAAGCCGGAATAGCGCCGTTTTCGGATCAGGGTTGCGTCGTGGAGCAGCGGCTGGAGTTCCGGGACCACCTCCGACTCGGCCGTCCCGCGCACGCAGTGCACGGGGAAGACCTCGAACTCGCGGTCGTTGGGGTCGTGCGTGTCCGCCAGGAAGATGAGGTGGTCGCCGGCCTGGCGGCGTTGCTCGATCACCTCGCGAATTCGGGGGATGGCGGCGTCGCAGCGAGGGGAGGCGAGGTTCCCCTGCTTGCAGAACCCGTTGAGCACATCGACTACGATCGTGACGTTCGGCACGGTCAGGTAACCGGCTCGAGGCGCGGATTCGGCCGGTAGCGGCGCCCGGCCTTGGCACAGGGGCGGCCCTCGACCATCACGACGTCGGCCGTATAGTCATAGATCCCCTGGAAGAAGGCGCTGCCGACGCCGTAGGCATCGACCGGCACCCGCGCGGCCTCGAAGCGCTTGATCTTGTCGACGTTGAAGCCGCCACTGGCGACGATCTTGACGTGCTCGAAGCCCTCGCGGTCGAGCGCCTGCCGAACCAGGTGGCAGAGTTGGGGGTTGACCCCGCGCGGGTCGAAGTCGCCCATCAGTTTCTGGACGCTCACGTCGACCACCGTCTCCGAGGTGTCGAGGCGAACTCCCCACAGCCGGTCCTTGAGTGCGCGCGCAACCTCGAGCGAGGTCCGCACGCAATCATTCTCCCAATCGACCAGAACCACCAGGTTCGCCGCCGGTTCCATGTATTCCGCGTATTTCTTCGCCGCCAGCACGGTGTCGCCGTGGTAGGCGGCAATCAATCCGTGTGGCACCGTTCCGATCCCCTGGCCGCCCCACCATGAGGCCTGTGCGTCCGTGGAGACGCCGATCGCGCCCGAGACGTGGGCCGCGTAGCCGTCGCCGGTCTGGACCAGGTGGTGGTCGTGACGAGCGGGGAAGAACATGATCTGTTTGCCGTTGGCTGCCTCCACGACGCGCCGAACGTTGGTGGCGACCTTCGTCCGGCGCGAGAGCACGCCGAGATAGACCGTCTCCAGGCGGGCGAAAAGCGTGTAGTCCCCCTCGATGGTCATGGTGGTCTCCCAAGGCGCCGCCTCGTCGCCGTCGTAAAGCGCATGGACGCGAAGCTGCGTGAAGTCTTCCGAACACAGCTTGACGATGGCGATCGCTTCATCCATGCCGCCCACAACGGCCTGGTTCTTCTGGAAGACCTGCATCAGGACGTGCGGGTGCTGGTTGTCCGCCTTGAGGACGTCGACGGTGCGGTTGAAGTAGACGTCGCTGTAATAGCCTTCGCGAATCCGCTCGACCGGCAGCCGAAAGACCGACGGGTCGAGACGTTCGCGTTTACGCGTTGGGGC contains:
- a CDS encoding isochorismatase family cysteine hydrolase is translated as MPNVTIVVDVLNGFCKQGNLASPRCDAAIPRIREVIEQRRQAGDHLIFLADTHDPNDREFEVFPVHCVRGTAESEVVPELQPLLHDATLIRKRRYSGFFETDLDARLLAAQPEQVTVVGVCTDICVLHTVADLRNRDYRVFVPASAVETFDGPGHPGDDVQHWALAHLRGVLGAHVV
- a CDS encoding quinolinate phosphoribosyl transferase, with amino-acid sequence MATEAITQAPTRKRERLDPSVFRLPVERIREGYYSDVYFNRTVDVLKADNQHPHVLMQVFQKNQAVVGGMDEAIAIVKLCSEDFTQLRVHALYDGDEAAPWETTMTIEGDYTLFARLETVYLGVLSRRTKVATNVRRVVEAANGKQIMFFPARHDHHLVQTGDGYAAHVSGAIGVSTDAQASWWGGQGIGTVPHGLIAAYHGDTVLAAKKYAEYMEPAANLVVLVDWENDCVRTSLEVARALKDRLWGVRLDTSETVVDVSVQKLMGDFDPRGVNPQLCHLVRQALDREGFEHVKIVASGGFNVDKIKRFEAARVPVDAYGVGSAFFQGIYDYTADVVMVEGRPCAKAGRRYRPNPRLEPVT
- a CDS encoding transglycosylase domain-containing protein — its product is MGPAVLLALLLVLLPGVLYVWAGLPSTANLSTARLPLSTRIYDRTGTVLLAEIHQGSERRHIVPLTKVAPAMQQATIAVEDRSFYQHGGLNLLRTGQAGLDDLLHLRFNQGGSTITQQLVKNIYLSQDRSVLRKLDEAILAVEIEHQYSKAQILEAYLNRIYYGNRSYGVEAAAQTYFGKSASQLSLAEASLLAGLPQAPTELDPITNFSGSKARQRVVLDAMVRNHAITAAQAQSAYAQKLSPQKPSTADDVKAPGFVHWVASQLEQTYGGELLKNGGLTVITSLDWNLQSIAERQVREKVMALQGQHVTDGALVALDPETGAVLAMVGSAGADVPGGQYNMAVVPRQPGSAFKMFTYTAAIESQKFTMGSWVLDEPINVRLSDGSSYTPQNYDGWYHGWQPLPFALGNSLNIPAVKVELGTGTDRVVDVARRMGVTTLNQPASSYQPSLTLGGYEVPLIDMAVGASTLAAQGIYEHPQPILKITAHDGSTLYRYDPRGNGKPALTSQVSFIMAQMLSDDRNRSLEFGRNSDLVVAGHHVAAKTGTTNDFRDNLTVGFTPNLAVAVWVGNADQTPMRNVSGIVGAAPIFHGFMTEALNGQPDSWFAVPGGLNPVSMNGYVAYLLPGTELVAQSQLPPPPPPSRCDEGCGGGGHGGGGGGGGGD